A region of Pseudarthrobacter sp. NIBRBAC000502770 DNA encodes the following proteins:
- the hemG gene encoding protoporphyrinogen oxidase: protein MRGSPATPGKALVVGGGISGLLSARELAAAGHEVTVLEAGTAWGGCVGSHTVAGLTLDSGAESFATRSDAVARLCAELGLGGKIVPPRPGGAWVQLPDGPRELPRTGVLGIPANPWDPEVRRTLGILGSLRASVDRLLPASVGAGAGVTSVAALVRARMGSRVLERLVSPVVGGVHSADPGLLDVDMVAPGLRAGLRQHGSLAAAVSAQRRRAGTPGHPQQPGQPAKAGSAVAGLEGGMHTLVDALVADLLRRGVVLLPDTAATTVSRTPGGWRVDAGGAAFSAALLVMAVEGPAAVELLEHAVPAISGKKPASGPDVKLVTLVLDNPDLDGRPRGTGILVAPQTPGIDAKALTHATGKWDWLAAAAGTGRHVVRLSYGRVDGASVQASGPQSDDELFAAALRDASALLGVRIAGEDIRGWDVVRWRGALPFAAVGHRARAADIRRSCSAAGGLAVVGGWVAGNGLAAVVADTREQIAQLTAA from the coding sequence GTGCGCGGCTCCCCGGCAACACCCGGCAAGGCGCTGGTGGTGGGCGGCGGGATCTCCGGGCTGCTCTCCGCCCGGGAACTCGCAGCAGCCGGACATGAAGTGACCGTCCTGGAAGCCGGGACGGCGTGGGGCGGCTGCGTGGGCAGCCATACGGTGGCCGGGCTCACTCTGGACAGCGGCGCCGAGTCCTTCGCCACCAGGTCCGACGCCGTCGCCCGGCTCTGCGCGGAACTGGGCCTTGGCGGGAAGATCGTTCCCCCGCGCCCCGGAGGTGCCTGGGTGCAGCTGCCGGATGGGCCCCGCGAGCTGCCCCGGACCGGCGTCCTGGGCATTCCCGCCAATCCCTGGGACCCTGAGGTACGGCGCACCCTGGGCATCCTCGGCTCGCTGCGCGCCTCCGTGGACCGCCTCCTGCCTGCCTCCGTCGGCGCCGGGGCCGGTGTCACCAGCGTCGCCGCGCTGGTCCGGGCCCGGATGGGGTCGCGGGTGCTGGAACGCCTGGTCTCCCCGGTAGTAGGCGGCGTCCACTCCGCCGATCCCGGCCTGCTCGACGTCGACATGGTGGCCCCCGGCCTCCGTGCCGGATTGCGGCAACACGGTTCCCTCGCTGCCGCGGTCTCGGCGCAGCGGCGCCGTGCGGGCACACCCGGGCACCCGCAGCAGCCCGGCCAGCCCGCAAAAGCCGGGTCCGCCGTCGCCGGCCTCGAAGGCGGCATGCACACCCTGGTGGATGCCTTGGTGGCGGATCTTCTGCGCCGTGGTGTGGTCCTTTTGCCGGACACTGCCGCGACGACGGTCTCCCGCACTCCTGGCGGCTGGCGGGTCGACGCCGGCGGGGCGGCCTTCAGTGCCGCACTGCTGGTCATGGCAGTGGAGGGACCGGCCGCCGTCGAACTGCTGGAACATGCCGTCCCTGCAATTTCTGGAAAAAAGCCTGCCTCCGGGCCGGACGTCAAGCTGGTGACACTGGTCCTGGACAATCCGGACCTTGACGGGCGGCCGCGTGGAACGGGGATCCTGGTGGCCCCGCAAACGCCGGGGATCGATGCCAAGGCGCTCACGCATGCCACCGGAAAATGGGATTGGCTGGCTGCCGCTGCCGGGACCGGGCGCCATGTGGTGCGCCTTTCCTACGGCCGGGTGGACGGAGCGTCCGTGCAGGCCTCCGGCCCGCAATCGGATGATGAGCTGTTCGCGGCCGCCTTGCGCGACGCTTCCGCCCTGTTGGGCGTCCGCATCGCGGGGGAGGACATAAGGGGCTGGGATGTGGTCCGCTGGCGCGGAGCCCTGCCGTTCGCCGCCGTCGGGCACCGTGCCCGGGCAGCGGACATCCGGCGGTCCTGCAGCGCTGCCGGCGGCCTGGCCGTCGTGGGCGGATGGGTGGCCGGGAACGGCCTGGCCGCTGTGGTGGCCGACACACGTGAGCAAATCGCCCAACTCACTGCCGCCTGA
- the hemE gene encoding uroporphyrinogen decarboxylase, whose translation MTPSPAVSAAGALAADHPLMDGRTADSPLITAYRGGKPSRRPVWFMRQAGRSLPEYLKVREGIAMLDSCLRPELASEITLQPVRRHDVDAGIFFSDIVIPLKLAGVGVDIVPGVGPVLDKPVRSAADVAALPQLTWEALEPIREAVRLTVAELGKTPLIGFAGAPFTLAAYMVEGKPSRDHLGPRTMMHADPETWTALANWAADASGMFLQAQLEAGASAAQLFDSWAGSLGLADYTKYVAPASARALDHVRHLGAPLIHFGTGTSELLVAMRDVGVDVVGVDYRLPLDEANRRLGGTVPLQGNIDPALLEAPWDILEAHVREVIAAGSAAPGHVLNLGHGVPPGTDPDVLTRVVELIHSISPA comes from the coding sequence ATGACTCCTAGCCCTGCCGTCTCCGCTGCCGGCGCCCTCGCCGCAGACCATCCCCTGATGGACGGCCGCACAGCAGACTCTCCGCTGATCACGGCCTACCGCGGCGGCAAGCCGTCCCGCCGTCCCGTGTGGTTCATGCGGCAGGCCGGCCGCTCGCTGCCCGAATACCTTAAGGTGCGCGAGGGAATCGCCATGTTGGACTCCTGCCTCCGGCCGGAGTTGGCCTCCGAGATCACGCTCCAGCCCGTCCGCCGGCATGACGTGGACGCCGGAATCTTCTTTTCGGACATTGTCATCCCCTTGAAGCTTGCCGGCGTGGGCGTGGACATTGTTCCCGGGGTGGGGCCGGTCCTTGATAAGCCCGTGCGCAGTGCCGCCGATGTCGCGGCCCTGCCGCAGCTGACCTGGGAAGCCCTGGAACCCATCCGCGAAGCAGTCCGCCTCACGGTGGCCGAACTGGGCAAGACACCACTGATCGGTTTCGCCGGGGCGCCGTTCACCCTGGCCGCCTACATGGTGGAAGGCAAGCCGTCCCGCGACCACCTGGGCCCGCGGACCATGATGCATGCTGATCCGGAAACCTGGACCGCGCTGGCCAACTGGGCCGCCGACGCCTCCGGCATGTTCCTCCAGGCGCAGCTGGAGGCCGGGGCCTCCGCCGCCCAGCTCTTCGACTCCTGGGCGGGTTCGCTGGGACTGGCCGACTACACCAAATACGTTGCGCCGGCGTCGGCCCGGGCCCTGGACCACGTGCGCCACCTGGGTGCCCCGCTCATCCACTTCGGCACCGGCACGTCCGAACTCCTCGTGGCCATGCGGGACGTGGGAGTGGACGTGGTGGGCGTTGACTACCGGCTCCCGCTGGACGAAGCAAACCGCCGGCTCGGCGGGACGGTGCCCCTGCAGGGAAACATCGACCCCGCGCTGCTGGAAGCACCCTGGGACATCCTGGAAGCGCACGTCCGCGAGGTCATCGCCGCCGGCTCCGCCGCACCCGGCCACGTCCTGAACCTGGGGCACGGCGTACCCCCCGGGACGGACCCTGACGTCCTCACCCGGGTAGTGGAGCTCATCCACTCCATCTCTCCGGCGTAA
- a CDS encoding glutamyl-tRNA reductase → MVLFSLVATHADIDLETVAQLSNGSSGIAASALTESPAVAGAVVLATCNRYEIYGEAANPNDVEAARAALVSRISEASGLAEPLVSRSFSTRTGPEVTQHLFAVSAGLDSAVVGEREIAGQVRRALITAQHDGTASAGLVRLFQAASKTAKDVGAQTALGSRGLSIVSVALDLATDLSENPDWSTKKVVLFGTGAYAGATMALLRERGCTDISVFSSSGRAEGFVASRGGAALDAESLRPAVAAADVMIGCSGSDTRVEADELAQVRAESPQPLIAIDLALTHDFDPAVGELDGVELLTLESVRLAAPQEQAESLTQASGIVKGAAKAFEQEREARSVDSAIVALRRHTMSVLDAEMEKVRARHGCTAAAEEVEFALRRMVKQLLHVPTVRARELAANGQQDNYVAALEALYGITVEQPAATAPAAECPVDHKGRETA, encoded by the coding sequence GTGGTTCTTTTTTCATTGGTGGCTACACACGCCGACATCGATCTTGAAACCGTTGCTCAGTTGAGCAACGGTTCCTCCGGGATTGCCGCTTCCGCGCTCACTGAATCACCCGCCGTCGCCGGCGCGGTGGTCCTGGCCACGTGCAACCGTTATGAAATCTATGGCGAGGCCGCGAATCCGAACGATGTTGAAGCGGCCCGGGCCGCCCTCGTCTCGCGGATCAGCGAGGCCAGCGGACTGGCGGAGCCGCTCGTGTCCCGCTCCTTCAGCACCCGCACCGGGCCTGAGGTGACCCAGCACCTGTTTGCCGTCAGCGCGGGGCTGGACTCCGCCGTCGTCGGTGAGCGCGAGATCGCCGGGCAGGTTCGCCGCGCCCTCATCACCGCACAGCACGACGGTACTGCCAGTGCCGGACTCGTCCGGCTGTTCCAGGCCGCGTCCAAAACCGCCAAGGATGTGGGCGCGCAGACTGCCCTGGGTTCGCGGGGCCTGTCCATCGTTTCGGTGGCACTGGACCTGGCCACTGACCTTTCCGAAAACCCGGACTGGTCAACCAAGAAAGTTGTCCTGTTCGGAACCGGCGCGTATGCAGGCGCCACCATGGCCCTGCTGCGTGAGCGCGGCTGCACTGACATCTCCGTTTTCTCCTCCTCCGGCCGGGCCGAAGGGTTCGTGGCTTCCCGCGGAGGTGCCGCCCTGGACGCGGAGTCCCTGCGCCCCGCGGTGGCCGCTGCCGACGTCATGATCGGCTGCAGCGGCTCGGACACCCGGGTCGAGGCCGATGAACTGGCCCAGGTCCGCGCGGAGTCGCCGCAGCCCCTGATCGCCATCGACCTGGCGCTCACCCACGACTTCGATCCCGCCGTCGGCGAACTGGATGGCGTTGAACTGCTGACGCTGGAATCTGTGCGCCTGGCCGCCCCGCAGGAGCAGGCGGAATCCCTGACCCAGGCCAGCGGCATCGTCAAGGGCGCGGCCAAGGCCTTCGAGCAGGAGCGCGAAGCCCGCTCGGTGGACTCCGCCATCGTTGCCCTGCGGCGCCACACCATGAGTGTGCTGGACGCGGAGATGGAAAAGGTCCGTGCCCGGCACGGGTGCACCGCTGCCGCCGAAGAAGTCGAGTTCGCGCTGCGCCGCATGGTCAAGCAGTTGCTGCACGTCCCCACGGTCCGCGCCCGCGAACTCGCGGCGAACGGCCAGCAGGACAACTACGTGGCGGCCCTGGAGGCACTGTACGGCATCACCGTCGAGCAGCCCGCCGCCACCGCGCCGGCCGCCGAGTGCCCGGTGGACCACAAGGGCCGCGAAACCGCCTGA
- the moeB gene encoding molybdopterin-synthase adenylyltransferase MoeB, whose product MASSFTANVASPSLDPLVEPAADLTAAEVERYSRHLIIPEIGALGQRRLKNAKVLVIGAGGLGAPALLYLAAAGVGTIGIIDDDVVDLSNLQRQVIHGVSDVGRPKIESARDAIAGLNPLVDVRLHNVRLDSSNALELFSGYDLILDGADNFATRYLVNDAAAILGKPYVWGSIFRFDGQVSVFWEKHGPTYRDLYPEAPPAGSVPSCGEGGVFGMLCAAVGSLMVTEAVKLITGVGRSLLGRVALFDALGGSWREIRVAKDPAAEPITELTDYEAFCGIAPASPSDTEHTVTATQLATMLASRQAGLKDFELVDVRESGEYDIVRIDGAKLIPQGRILAGEAWDELPQDRDIVFHCKAGTRSASVLAAARAAGYQRVSHLDGGILAWVREVEPEKPVY is encoded by the coding sequence ATGGCTTCGTCTTTCACCGCAAATGTTGCGTCACCCTCCCTGGATCCGCTGGTGGAACCGGCCGCCGACCTCACGGCCGCCGAGGTCGAAAGATACTCCCGGCACCTGATCATTCCCGAGATCGGCGCCCTCGGGCAGCGGCGGCTCAAGAACGCCAAGGTGCTGGTGATCGGCGCCGGCGGATTGGGAGCACCCGCGCTGCTCTACCTCGCCGCGGCGGGGGTGGGAACCATCGGCATCATCGACGACGACGTCGTGGACCTGAGCAACCTGCAGCGCCAGGTGATCCACGGCGTCAGCGATGTGGGCCGTCCCAAGATCGAATCGGCGCGCGACGCCATTGCCGGGCTGAACCCGCTGGTGGACGTCCGGCTGCACAACGTGCGCCTGGACTCGTCCAACGCCCTGGAACTGTTTAGCGGCTACGACCTCATTCTCGACGGTGCCGACAACTTCGCCACCCGCTACCTGGTGAACGACGCCGCCGCCATCCTTGGCAAGCCCTATGTGTGGGGCTCCATCTTCCGCTTTGACGGCCAGGTCAGCGTGTTTTGGGAGAAGCATGGACCCACGTACCGGGACCTGTACCCCGAGGCCCCGCCTGCCGGTTCCGTCCCGTCCTGTGGCGAGGGCGGGGTCTTTGGCATGCTGTGCGCCGCCGTGGGATCGCTCATGGTGACCGAAGCCGTGAAGCTGATTACCGGCGTCGGGCGCTCTTTGCTGGGCCGCGTGGCCCTCTTTGACGCCCTCGGCGGGAGCTGGCGCGAGATCCGGGTAGCGAAGGACCCGGCCGCCGAACCCATCACCGAACTCACCGACTACGAGGCCTTCTGCGGCATCGCCCCGGCCTCCCCGTCGGACACCGAACACACGGTCACGGCCACCCAGCTGGCCACCATGCTGGCCTCGCGCCAAGCCGGGCTCAAGGACTTTGAACTGGTGGACGTCCGGGAATCGGGGGAGTACGACATCGTCCGGATCGACGGGGCAAAACTGATCCCGCAGGGACGTATCCTGGCCGGCGAGGCCTGGGACGAACTTCCGCAGGACCGGGATATCGTGTTCCACTGCAAGGCCGGTACGCGGTCCGCCAGCGTGCTGGCGGCCGCCCGGGCAGCCGGGTATCAGCGGGTCAGCCATCTCGACGGCGGGATCCTGGCCTGGGTGCGGGAGGTGGAACCCGAAAAGCCGGTCTACTGA
- a CDS encoding TetR/AcrR family transcriptional regulator: protein MVPEARADRPTAAEPQAPSRPAGQRSARLPRDERRAQLLAAAQEVFVANGYHGAAMDEIAETAHVSKPVLYQHFPSKRELYLALLESHLASLTELMLGALNSTTDNDERVQAVMRAYFHFIANDDQAHRLVFESDLINDTDVSSRLETFNRTFADAIARVIAEDTKLPHLEAQLLGRGLAGMAQVSARYWLETDGNLDLDVASDLIYRLAWRGISRFPKES from the coding sequence GTGGTCCCTGAAGCACGGGCAGACCGCCCGACCGCCGCCGAACCGCAAGCTCCCTCCCGCCCCGCAGGCCAGCGGTCCGCCCGGCTGCCCCGGGATGAGCGCCGCGCACAACTCCTTGCTGCGGCCCAAGAGGTGTTCGTAGCCAACGGCTACCACGGCGCTGCGATGGATGAGATCGCAGAAACCGCCCACGTGAGCAAACCGGTGCTGTACCAGCACTTTCCGTCGAAGCGCGAACTCTACCTCGCGCTGCTGGAAAGCCACCTGGCCTCGCTCACCGAACTGATGCTGGGCGCCCTGAACTCCACCACGGACAATGATGAACGCGTCCAGGCCGTCATGCGCGCCTACTTCCACTTCATCGCCAATGACGACCAGGCCCACCGCCTGGTGTTCGAATCAGACCTGATCAACGACACCGATGTCAGCTCCAGGCTGGAAACCTTCAACCGGACCTTCGCCGACGCCATTGCCAGGGTCATTGCGGAGGACACCAAGCTCCCCCACCTGGAAGCCCAGCTGCTGGGCCGGGGCCTGGCCGGAATGGCGCAGGTCAGCGCCCGGTACTGGCTGGAAACGGACGGCAACCTGGACCTCGATGTGGCCAGCGACCTCATCTACCGTTTAGCTTGGCGCGGAATCTCTCGCTTCCCCAAAGAGTCCTAG
- a CDS encoding DUF3107 domain-containing protein yields the protein MEIKIGVQNVGREIVLESTQDAETVAKVVGEAINGGSELRLKDDKGRLIIVPGNALAYVEIGAEEVRRVGFGQF from the coding sequence TTGGAGATTAAGATCGGCGTTCAGAACGTTGGCCGCGAAATCGTGCTGGAATCAACCCAGGATGCGGAGACCGTGGCCAAGGTGGTTGGCGAAGCCATCAATGGGGGCAGCGAACTGCGCCTGAAGGATGACAAAGGACGCCTGATCATTGTTCCAGGCAACGCATTGGCTTACGTGGAAATCGGTGCCGAGGAGGTCCGGCGCGTAGGTTTCGGGCAGTTCTAG
- a CDS encoding thiazole synthase — MTETGTINPAGNPGAADGLVIDGVALGSRLIMGTGGAPSLDGLGAALLASGTALTTVAMRRYSTAETGSLFQLLVDHGIRVLPNTAGCFTARDAVLTAELAREALETDWVKLEVIADEQTLLPDAVELVEATEQLVNRGFKVFAYTNDDPVLALRLENLGATAVMPLGAPIGTGLGILNPHNIELIVSRASVPVVLDAGIGTASDAALAMELGCDAVLLATAVTRAQNPALMGEAFKHAVLAGRMARAAGRIPRREHALASSAMEGRAEFL, encoded by the coding sequence ATGACCGAAACAGGCACCATCAACCCGGCCGGGAATCCCGGGGCCGCCGACGGCCTGGTGATTGACGGCGTCGCCCTTGGATCCCGGCTGATCATGGGCACCGGCGGGGCACCCAGCCTGGACGGCCTGGGCGCTGCACTCCTGGCATCCGGCACCGCCCTGACCACCGTGGCCATGCGCCGGTACTCCACTGCGGAGACCGGCTCGTTGTTCCAGCTGTTAGTGGACCACGGGATCCGGGTGCTGCCCAACACCGCAGGCTGCTTCACGGCCAGGGATGCCGTCCTGACGGCGGAGCTTGCGCGGGAGGCCCTGGAGACCGACTGGGTGAAGCTGGAAGTTATTGCCGATGAGCAGACCCTGCTGCCCGATGCTGTCGAACTGGTGGAAGCCACGGAGCAGCTGGTTAACCGGGGGTTCAAGGTCTTCGCCTACACCAACGATGACCCCGTACTGGCGTTGCGGCTGGAGAACCTTGGCGCCACCGCCGTCATGCCGCTCGGAGCCCCGATTGGGACAGGCCTGGGAATCCTGAACCCGCACAATATCGAGCTCATCGTGTCCCGTGCCTCGGTGCCGGTGGTGCTGGACGCCGGCATTGGCACGGCATCGGACGCGGCGCTGGCCATGGAGCTGGGCTGCGACGCTGTGCTGCTGGCCACGGCGGTGACGCGGGCGCAGAACCCTGCACTCATGGGCGAGGCGTTCAAGCATGCAGTGCTCGCCGGCAGGATGGCCCGGGCAGCCGGGCGCATCCCGCGACGGGAGCATGCCTTGGCCTCGTCGGCGATGGAAGGCAGGGCGGAGTTCCTCTGA
- the thiS gene encoding sulfur carrier protein ThiS, whose amino-acid sequence MNITLNGNTHTVADGTSITTLVSQVTGRPLAPNGQATDGGKLGVAVAHNAQVVPRSQWFATALAEGDDIELVTAVQGG is encoded by the coding sequence GTGAACATCACCCTGAACGGAAACACCCACACGGTGGCGGACGGCACCTCCATCACCACGCTCGTCAGCCAGGTCACCGGACGCCCGCTGGCACCGAACGGCCAGGCGACCGACGGCGGGAAGCTGGGGGTCGCCGTCGCCCATAATGCCCAGGTGGTGCCGCGGAGCCAATGGTTCGCCACGGCGCTCGCCGAGGGCGACGACATTGAACTTGTCACAGCAGTACAGGGAGGCTGA
- the thiO gene encoding glycine oxidase ThiO has translation MSTPVDHRAGPSSAPRSSVRADVAVIGGGVVGHGIAWEAQRSGRSVALIDDAPGSGASWAAAGMLAPVSELHYQEEDLLELMLDASSRWPGFAAAIAGATSGSGYLTTPTLAVGADAADRRALMDLRAVQQANGLAVEPLTVRDARKREPLLSPAIACALDTPADHQVDPRRLLAALRQALAGAVRGKPGLAVAGAVEGYAVPDRAGGLLWEGGSVVGASLAGGGTVLATETIVANGLQAGDLGGLPDGLDLPLRPVHGDILRLAVPQHLQPLVTSTVRGLVHGVPVYIVPRQDGTVVIGATQREDALSDAVSAGGVYQLLRDAQALVPAVAELELLECTARARPGTPDNAPLLGRVPATPGSAGDKAGHVPGLIIATGFFRHGVLLTPAAAAICAGLLDGHADPRWAPFSPERFSRPAAARTNHHTKETV, from the coding sequence ATGAGCACCCCCGTTGACCATCGTGCCGGGCCGTCCAGTGCCCCCCGTTCCTCGGTCCGCGCGGACGTCGCCGTCATCGGCGGCGGAGTGGTGGGCCATGGCATCGCCTGGGAGGCGCAGCGCTCCGGCCGCTCCGTGGCCCTGATCGATGACGCGCCCGGAAGCGGCGCCAGCTGGGCCGCCGCAGGAATGCTGGCCCCCGTCAGCGAACTGCACTACCAGGAGGAGGACCTCCTGGAACTGATGCTTGACGCTTCCTCCCGCTGGCCCGGTTTCGCCGCAGCCATCGCAGGAGCCACCTCCGGTTCCGGATACCTGACGACGCCGACACTCGCCGTGGGTGCCGACGCCGCGGACCGCCGCGCGCTGATGGACCTCCGCGCCGTACAGCAGGCCAACGGACTTGCCGTGGAACCACTCACCGTACGGGACGCCCGCAAACGCGAGCCACTCCTCAGCCCCGCGATAGCCTGCGCCCTTGACACGCCTGCGGACCACCAGGTCGATCCCCGCCGCCTGCTGGCTGCCCTCCGGCAGGCCCTCGCCGGTGCCGTCCGCGGGAAGCCTGGCCTGGCGGTGGCAGGGGCAGTGGAAGGGTATGCCGTGCCGGACCGGGCCGGCGGCCTGCTGTGGGAGGGCGGAAGCGTCGTCGGCGCCAGCCTGGCTGGCGGCGGCACCGTCCTGGCAACGGAAACGATCGTGGCCAACGGGCTGCAGGCAGGGGACCTGGGCGGCCTGCCCGACGGCCTCGACCTGCCCCTGCGCCCCGTACACGGAGACATCCTCCGCCTCGCCGTTCCGCAGCACCTCCAGCCCCTTGTGACGTCCACGGTGCGCGGGCTGGTGCACGGTGTCCCCGTCTATATCGTTCCCCGGCAGGACGGGACCGTGGTCATCGGAGCCACCCAGCGCGAGGACGCGCTGTCCGATGCCGTCAGCGCCGGGGGCGTCTATCAGCTGCTGCGCGATGCCCAGGCGCTGGTGCCCGCCGTCGCCGAACTGGAGCTGCTGGAGTGCACCGCAAGGGCCCGGCCCGGAACCCCCGACAACGCGCCGCTGCTGGGCCGCGTTCCGGCGACCCCCGGATCTGCAGGCGACAAGGCCGGGCACGTCCCCGGACTCATCATCGCCACCGGGTTCTTCCGGCACGGGGTGCTGCTCACTCCCGCTGCCGCAGCCATCTGCGCCGGGTTGCTGGACGGGCATGCCGACCCGCGCTGGGCGCCCTTCAGTCCGGAGCGGTTCTCGCGTCCGGCCGCCGCCCGCACAAACCACCACACCAAGGAGACAGTGTGA
- the thiE gene encoding thiamine phosphate synthase: MNVSASSLPAGPHAPAAPAGIAEVANAGHNDALKAARLYLCTDARTAHGDFAEFVDAAFAGGVDIIQLRDKTIEAAEELDLLAALKETAVRHGRLWAVNDRADIAVLSGAPVFHIGQKDLPLAAARTLVNGNAAIGLSSHTTGQVDAALAATGGPSGLDYFCVGPVWATPTKPGRAAVGPELVKYAADASGQAGDPVPWFAIGGIDHGNVREVVAAGARRIVVVRAITEAADPAAAAASLLGALDG, from the coding sequence ATGAATGTGTCCGCTTCCTCCCTGCCCGCAGGCCCCCACGCTCCAGCAGCCCCGGCCGGCATAGCCGAAGTTGCCAACGCCGGCCACAACGACGCCCTGAAGGCGGCCCGCCTGTACCTGTGCACCGATGCACGCACTGCGCACGGCGACTTCGCGGAGTTTGTGGACGCCGCGTTTGCCGGCGGCGTGGACATCATCCAGCTGCGGGACAAGACCATCGAGGCCGCCGAGGAACTGGACCTCCTGGCGGCGTTGAAGGAGACCGCGGTACGCCATGGCCGGCTGTGGGCCGTCAATGACCGCGCCGATATTGCCGTGCTGTCCGGGGCACCGGTGTTCCACATCGGCCAAAAGGACCTTCCGCTGGCTGCGGCGCGCACGCTGGTCAACGGCAACGCCGCCATCGGCCTCTCCAGCCACACCACGGGCCAGGTCGACGCCGCCCTCGCTGCAACCGGCGGCCCGTCCGGGCTGGACTACTTCTGCGTTGGGCCGGTATGGGCCACACCCACCAAACCCGGCAGGGCCGCCGTCGGGCCTGAACTGGTGAAGTACGCCGCCGATGCCTCCGGGCAGGCCGGGGATCCGGTGCCGTGGTTTGCCATCGGCGGCATCGACCACGGAAACGTCCGCGAGGTGGTGGCGGCCGGTGCACGCCGGATCGTGGTGGTCCGCGCCATCACCGAGGCCGCCGACCCCGCGGCAGCCGCTGCCTCGCTCCTCGGCGCGCTGGACGGCTGA